One Candidatus Peregrinibacteria bacterium DNA segment encodes these proteins:
- a CDS encoding DUF433 domain-containing protein, with the protein MNPKYKKIITIEAGKRGGKACIRNMRISVYDVLKMLASGMKHDEILEDFPELTEEDIQACMEYAAERERNLSSIV; encoded by the coding sequence ATGAATCCAAAGTATAAAAAAATCATCACCATAGAGGCGGGAAAACGCGGCGGAAAGGCTTGTATTCGAAATATGCGCATTTCTGTTTATGATGTACTCAAAATGCTGGCTTCTGGGATGAAACATGATGAGATCTTGGAGGATTTTCCAGAATTAACAGAAGAAGACATACAAGCCTGCATGGAATATGCTGCAGAACGGGAACGTAATTTAAGCAGCATAGTCTAG
- a CDS encoding DUF5615 family PIN-like protein: MKLLFDQNLSYKLVNELADLFPGSKHVRLLGLEEASDEEIWDYAEREEFTIITQDSDFNERGLLFGHPPKIIWLRCGNRRSKEIKMLLTKNLKTIMSFCQDEELGCLEIY, translated from the coding sequence GTGAAGCTCTTGTTTGATCAAAACCTTTCGTACAAACTAGTCAACGAGCTCGCTGATCTTTTCCCGGGGTCAAAGCATGTTCGCTTACTGGGTCTTGAAGAAGCAAGTGATGAAGAGATTTGGGATTATGCAGAGAGGGAGGAATTTACGATTATCACCCAAGATTCCGACTTTAACGAAAGGGGTCTATTATTTGGCCATCCCCCTAAAATAATTTGGCTCCGTTGTGGAAATAGAAGAAGCAAAGAAATCAAAATGCTCCTCACGAAGAATCTAAAAACGATCATGAGCTTCTGCCAAGACGAAGAACTAGGATGTTTGGAGATTTATTAG